In the genome of Granulibacter bethesdensis CGDNIH1, one region contains:
- a CDS encoding glutathione binding-like protein — translation MIELWTWPTPNGQKIHIALEEMGLPYRVIPVDIRKGDQFSSEFLSITPNHRIPAIIDPDGPDGQALTLWESGAILIYLAEKTGCLLPADPVGRLKAIQWLMFQMGGVGPMFGQWNHFSAYAPETIPYAVQRYQNEVLRLHRVLETRLKEADYLAGTEYSIADIATFPWITAITAKLSVLDDYPAVRRWHDRIASRDAVQRGMSVLQDRRQTTPITDAERDVLFGSGQTTSPVT, via the coding sequence ATGATCGAATTATGGACATGGCCTACGCCAAACGGTCAAAAAATTCATATTGCTCTTGAGGAGATGGGTCTGCCTTACCGCGTCATTCCGGTCGATATCCGGAAGGGTGACCAATTTTCCTCCGAATTTCTCAGTATCACGCCAAACCATCGAATTCCGGCGATCATTGATCCTGATGGTCCTGATGGACAGGCGCTGACCTTATGGGAATCCGGTGCGATCCTGATTTATCTGGCGGAGAAAACCGGGTGCCTTCTGCCCGCTGATCCGGTGGGGCGGCTGAAGGCGATCCAGTGGCTGATGTTTCAGATGGGCGGTGTCGGACCGATGTTCGGCCAGTGGAACCATTTTTCAGCGTACGCGCCTGAGACCATCCCCTATGCCGTACAACGCTATCAGAACGAAGTTTTGCGGCTGCATCGTGTTCTGGAGACACGCTTGAAGGAGGCTGATTATCTGGCCGGGACGGAGTATTCCATCGCTGATATCGCTACCTTTCCGTGGATCACGGCCATAACCGCGAAATTGTCTGTTCTGGATGATTATCCTGCGGTGCGGCGATGGCACGACCGCATTGCATCCCGTGATGCTGTGCAACGGGGGATGTCCGTTCTTCAGGATCGCCGCCAGACCACGCCGATCACCGATGCCGAACGTGACGTGTTGTTCGGCTCTGGCCAGACAACATCGCCTGTAACCTGA
- a CDS encoding aldose epimerase family protein, translating into MEHSAFGQTADGRKASLFRAGNEHLQVAFTDDGARMVSIMSRDRHGAWDHVLLGHDSAEAYAAEGGSLGVVLGRYANRIAGGDLRIDGAHHRLATNENGNTRHGGPDGFGKRLWEVVRHDAESITFGLSSPDGDQGFPGEVYAEAEYRLAGDTLWLTLTAQTDKPTAINLSVHPYFNLGTSGTIHDHIIQIAATQYLATDSAQIPFSPPRFVADTPFDCQQPAVLGAILLSNHPQLKIAGGLDHCFCLDGRVTENPRNVAGLYHPDNGRLLRIMTTQAGLQVYTGNNLTGQFKGLNGLLHQRYAGIALEAQNYPDAPHHSSFPYSIVKPGELYRHQIGFQFTTG; encoded by the coding sequence ATGGAGCACTCCGCTTTCGGGCAAACGGCAGACGGCCGGAAAGCCTCCCTTTTCCGGGCCGGTAATGAGCATCTGCAGGTTGCCTTCACCGATGATGGTGCGCGGATGGTCTCCATCATGAGCAGAGACCGTCATGGCGCATGGGATCATGTGCTGCTTGGTCATGACAGTGCTGAAGCCTATGCGGCGGAAGGCGGCTCGCTGGGTGTCGTGCTGGGCCGCTATGCCAACCGGATAGCAGGAGGCGATTTACGGATTGATGGTGCTCATCATCGTCTGGCCACTAACGAAAACGGCAATACACGCCATGGTGGCCCTGATGGTTTCGGAAAAAGGCTCTGGGAGGTTGTCCGGCATGACGCGGAAAGTATTACCTTCGGTCTGAGCAGTCCGGACGGCGATCAGGGCTTCCCGGGGGAAGTCTATGCAGAAGCAGAATACAGGCTGGCGGGTGATACACTCTGGCTGACATTGACAGCACAGACAGACAAACCGACTGCGATCAATCTCAGCGTACATCCGTATTTCAATCTGGGGACTTCGGGCACAATCCACGATCATATAATCCAGATTGCTGCCACACAGTATCTGGCAACTGATTCTGCCCAGATTCCGTTTTCTCCGCCGCGTTTCGTTGCAGATACGCCATTTGATTGCCAGCAGCCTGCCGTGTTGGGCGCAATCCTGTTATCAAATCATCCGCAATTGAAAATCGCAGGCGGCCTTGATCACTGTTTCTGCCTTGATGGTCGGGTAACCGAGAATCCGCGTAACGTGGCAGGGCTGTATCATCCCGATAATGGCCGCCTTTTGCGCATCATGACAACGCAAGCGGGTTTGCAGGTCTATACAGGCAATAATCTGACTGGCCAGTTTAAAGGGCTGAACGGTCTGCTTCATCAGCGCTATGCGGGGATTGCACTGGAAGCACAGAACTACCCGGACGCCCCGCATCACAGCAGTTTTCCCTACTCGATCGTCAAGCCAGGTGAACTATATCGGCACCAGATCGGGTTTCAGTTTACCACTGGCTGA
- a CDS encoding AsmA family protein — protein sequence MAPSARKKKWLISTAFVCGGAVALILLWDWNWFRPLVASQLSQALGRNVSLTHFNLHPGRITSVELEGVRVAQPDGFPMPPSSDGKQSGQQNTENEFARIEHLEIEVDVLRYLQEHLIAIPRIALTKPAFHLIRTEDNRNNWTFPSGKNEDKSDADTHKRASPEIGTLHIEGGSILFQDAPLKADVSITLATGSDSTGKNALIAEAKGSYAGQPMTGGLVAGDVLTLRQDHTVYPLSLHLENGPTKGSLRGTIADPLHFAGADLTLTLKGADMAALYPLTGIPIPQTPPYDIEGHMTYAEQRIRFENFTGHVGSSDLNGSIIVAPSGARPVVTADLHSRKVDLDDLGGFIGSTPGKTTTPGQTLEQKREVAKAEASPQLFPTRPINIPKLKAADIHLRYKSQSILGRSMPLDNVAVVMDIVDGRIQLHPLSFGIGNGDVTSTINLSPDGNTIDADASIAFHKISLQRLLKSVSGFTGGGQIGGEASIKTKGNSIAAMLGHGDGYLRLTMGHGGNISALLVNLSGLQFGNAVLSALGIPSKAQIRCMIADYTLQQGVMDTRLFAIDTTESDIRGTGKINLRTETLDYAIRTEANHFTIGSLPTPINIGGTFKNPSITPGAELGVRAGAAIGLGILFPPLALLPTIQTGIGSVDDCKGLVARHTKRK from the coding sequence ATGGCACCCTCCGCGCGCAAGAAAAAATGGTTGATCAGCACAGCTTTTGTGTGCGGAGGCGCAGTTGCGCTGATCCTGTTGTGGGACTGGAACTGGTTCAGGCCGCTTGTGGCATCTCAGCTCAGTCAGGCGCTGGGCCGGAACGTCAGCCTGACGCATTTCAATCTCCATCCCGGGCGGATCACCAGCGTTGAATTGGAGGGAGTGCGGGTCGCCCAGCCTGATGGATTCCCTATGCCTCCCTCTTCCGATGGGAAACAGTCAGGCCAGCAGAACACCGAAAACGAGTTCGCCCGGATAGAACACCTGGAAATAGAGGTTGATGTCTTGCGCTATTTGCAGGAGCACCTCATTGCCATTCCTCGCATTGCCCTGACGAAACCGGCGTTTCACCTGATCAGGACGGAAGACAATCGCAATAACTGGACATTTCCGTCCGGCAAAAACGAAGACAAATCAGACGCAGATACCCATAAGCGTGCCAGCCCTGAAATCGGAACCCTCCATATAGAAGGTGGCTCCATCCTGTTTCAGGATGCCCCGTTAAAAGCCGATGTTTCGATTACCCTGGCAACAGGCTCGGACAGTACCGGCAAGAATGCTCTGATCGCAGAGGCCAAAGGCAGCTATGCCGGGCAACCGATGACTGGCGGGCTGGTTGCGGGAGACGTGCTGACCTTGCGGCAGGACCATACGGTCTATCCTTTGTCACTCCATCTGGAGAACGGCCCGACCAAAGGCTCCCTGCGAGGCACTATTGCCGATCCACTGCATTTCGCCGGTGCCGATCTGACATTGACGCTGAAGGGAGCCGATATGGCGGCCCTGTATCCGCTGACCGGAATCCCCATTCCCCAGACTCCGCCTTACGATATTGAAGGCCATATGACCTATGCGGAGCAGCGCATCAGGTTCGAGAATTTTACCGGCCATGTAGGATCAAGCGACCTCAACGGTTCGATTATCGTCGCACCATCCGGTGCCAGGCCGGTGGTTACGGCCGATCTGCATAGTCGCAAGGTCGATCTAGATGATCTGGGCGGCTTCATCGGCTCCACACCCGGAAAAACCACGACACCCGGGCAAACGCTGGAGCAGAAACGAGAAGTCGCCAAGGCAGAGGCCAGTCCTCAGCTTTTTCCTACACGCCCCATCAACATTCCCAAACTCAAAGCCGCCGATATCCATCTCCGCTATAAAAGCCAGTCCATTCTCGGTCGATCAATGCCGCTGGATAATGTCGCAGTCGTCATGGATATCGTGGATGGCCGTATTCAGCTTCATCCCCTCTCCTTTGGTATCGGCAACGGGGATGTCACCAGCACGATTAATCTATCACCGGATGGAAACACGATTGATGCTGATGCCAGCATTGCCTTTCACAAAATTTCCTTGCAACGCCTGCTTAAATCAGTGTCCGGTTTCACAGGCGGTGGCCAGATCGGCGGAGAGGCCAGCATCAAAACCAAAGGTAATTCCATTGCCGCGATGCTGGGACATGGCGATGGCTATCTGCGCCTGACCATGGGACATGGCGGTAATATCAGCGCATTGCTGGTCAATCTTTCCGGCCTTCAATTCGGCAATGCCGTGCTCTCCGCACTTGGTATTCCCTCCAAAGCACAGATACGCTGTATGATTGCAGATTACACCCTGCAGCAAGGGGTGATGGATACGCGGTTGTTCGCCATCGACACAACAGAGTCCGACATACGGGGCACCGGTAAGATCAACCTCCGTACGGAAACACTGGATTACGCAATACGGACGGAAGCAAACCATTTTACGATCGGGTCACTGCCCACTCCCATCAATATTGGCGGCACCTTTAAAAATCCTTCCATTACGCCAGGCGCGGAGCTTGGAGTCCGGGCAGGAGCTGCGATTGGTCTTGGCATCCTGTTTCCTCCGCTCGCCCTTTTACCGACCATCCAGACGGGAATCGGCTCAGTGGATGACTGCAAAGGGCTTGTCGCACGCCATACAAAGCGGAAATAA
- a CDS encoding S41 family peptidase gives MKKARSIRTDLRRRLALRLALAMLLMWPAMAQAQMDAATPQPTATDQETAFAQTLAADVFSSAFTFMAPRTLEAVPAPTLALWGLRGLTAIDPSLSTSMDEHNVILTQSSRLVTGIERPPFTDYAAWGKLIARMAASAWTVSPQLRHAQTQGIINSVFDEVFNHLDPYSRYEPPRDDDTSVTAQAGIGVTLARRGHGFIIRTVATGTAAEAIGLQPGQSIIALNGHPLEAETVSAAEAQLQGPEGSTVRLTVSGGPSHQLARDIQLRRAEPQQNTVTASQSGNLLVLHITSFSHSTGQDIANALSQFLRQRKSRRTLRGIVLDLRGNRGGLVKEAAAATSAFLGDDSLIATMSGRDPQANRIWQATGDDLTGTLPVIIIVDGRSASASEILAAALADDRRGVVIGSTTLGKGLVQTVSPLPDGGTLFITWSRVLAPLGWPIQGLGVMPQVCTSTGHVALDAQLMALQNGQLPMMAALTRNRMARAPMPAAEMMDIRNSCPAAEGSDSDMEAAHFLMDHPAAYAAALIPATLGLNLPR, from the coding sequence GTGAAAAAAGCGCGCAGCATCAGAACAGATCTGCGACGCAGGCTGGCCCTGAGGCTGGCACTGGCCATGCTGTTGATGTGGCCTGCCATGGCACAGGCGCAGATGGACGCCGCCACGCCCCAGCCTACCGCCACGGATCAGGAAACCGCGTTCGCCCAGACACTGGCCGCCGATGTTTTCAGCAGTGCCTTCACTTTCATGGCCCCCCGCACTCTGGAGGCAGTGCCGGCCCCCACCCTTGCTTTATGGGGGCTGCGTGGCCTGACCGCGATTGATCCATCCCTGTCCACGTCGATGGATGAACACAATGTGATTTTAACGCAGAGCAGCAGGCTCGTGACAGGGATCGAACGTCCCCCCTTCACCGACTATGCGGCCTGGGGAAAGCTGATTGCCCGTATGGCGGCCTCTGCCTGGACCGTTTCGCCCCAACTGCGTCATGCACAGACTCAGGGGATCATCAACAGCGTGTTCGACGAGGTGTTCAATCACCTCGACCCTTACTCCCGCTATGAGCCACCCCGCGATGACGATACATCCGTGACAGCTCAAGCCGGAATCGGCGTTACATTGGCGCGACGGGGGCATGGCTTCATCATCCGTACCGTGGCCACCGGAACCGCCGCCGAGGCGATCGGACTTCAGCCGGGACAGAGCATCATCGCGCTGAATGGACATCCTCTGGAGGCTGAAACCGTCTCCGCCGCCGAAGCACAGTTGCAGGGGCCGGAAGGATCAACGGTCCGGCTGACCGTATCAGGCGGCCCCAGCCATCAACTGGCCCGCGACATCCAGCTGCGCCGGGCGGAGCCGCAGCAGAATACGGTGACGGCCAGCCAGTCGGGCAACCTGCTTGTGCTGCACATCACCAGTTTCAGCCATTCCACCGGGCAAGACATCGCCAACGCATTGAGCCAGTTTCTGCGTCAGCGAAAAAGCAGACGTACCCTACGGGGCATCGTCCTGGATCTGCGCGGCAATCGCGGCGGTCTGGTCAAGGAGGCCGCCGCTGCCACCAGTGCCTTTCTGGGTGATGATTCGTTGATCGCCACAATGAGCGGTCGCGATCCTCAGGCCAACCGAATCTGGCAGGCAACCGGGGATGATCTGACCGGTACGCTCCCCGTCATCATCATCGTGGACGGACGCTCGGCCAGCGCCTCGGAAATTCTGGCGGCTGCTCTCGCCGATGACCGCAGGGGCGTCGTCATTGGCAGCACGACCCTCGGCAAGGGACTGGTGCAAACGGTCTCCCCCCTGCCGGATGGCGGCACGCTGTTCATTACATGGAGCCGGGTTCTGGCACCCCTCGGCTGGCCCATTCAGGGGCTGGGCGTCATGCCTCAGGTCTGTACCAGCACGGGCCATGTCGCGCTGGATGCTCAATTGATGGCCCTTCAAAATGGTCAGTTGCCGATGATGGCGGCCCTGACACGCAACCGCATGGCCCGCGCGCCGATGCCCGCCGCGGAAATGATGGATATCCGCAACAGCTGCCCGGCAGCGGAGGGTAGCGATTCCGATATGGAAGCGGCCCATTTCCTGATGGACCATCCGGCTGCCTATGCCGCCGCGCTGATTCCGGCCACGCTGGGGCTGAATCTGCCCCGATAA
- the zwf gene encoding glucose-6-phosphate dehydrogenase, whose protein sequence is MAQIIPVSTFDGVVFGATGDLTLRKLMPALYRRLRDGQIPPDSRLIGAARSDLSSEDYANTVLEHLRKHIKGDEWQEETVSQFRSMLHYRHVDGKSGDGFEALATLLDEQPDRIRVYYMATAPALYGDTCENLEKAGLVTEQSRVVLEKPIGQDLDSSRAINDAVGKIFAERQIYRIDHFLGKETVQNLIALRFANSIFERLWNADNIDHVQITVSETVGVEERAGYYDGSGAMRDMIQNHLLQLLCVLAMEPPVSLEADGLRDEKLKVLRALKPLAEHEVALSTVRGQYGKGAIQGRAVNSYVDEVGHPTTTETFVALKAEVRSWRWAGVPFYMRTGKRLPQKVSEVVIQFKHVPYSIFPSDSTELQANRLVIRLQPDEGMRLVTMQKDPGPGGLRLRPARLNISFEEAFGMRYPDAYERLLMDTVRGNPSLFMRRDEVEAAWIWSDPILEAWRNSTEGPRMYPAGSWGPTASIALIERDGRTWHEDWQDP, encoded by the coding sequence ATGGCCCAGATCATTCCTGTCAGTACTTTTGATGGTGTCGTATTCGGCGCTACAGGCGATCTCACTCTTCGCAAACTGATGCCGGCCTTGTATCGGCGGCTGCGTGACGGGCAGATTCCACCCGATAGCCGCCTGATTGGAGCGGCACGCTCCGATCTCAGCAGCGAAGACTATGCCAATACGGTGCTGGAGCATCTGCGCAAACACATCAAGGGGGATGAGTGGCAGGAGGAAACGGTCAGCCAGTTTCGTTCGATGCTGCATTACCGGCATGTGGATGGCAAAAGCGGTGACGGGTTCGAGGCTCTGGCAACATTGCTGGATGAACAACCGGATCGTATCCGAGTCTATTACATGGCCACTGCCCCTGCCCTGTATGGCGACACATGCGAAAATCTCGAGAAAGCCGGACTGGTCACCGAGCAGTCACGCGTTGTTCTGGAAAAGCCGATCGGGCAGGATCTGGACTCGTCCCGCGCGATCAACGACGCAGTTGGCAAGATCTTTGCCGAGCGGCAGATTTATCGCATTGACCATTTCCTTGGTAAGGAAACAGTTCAGAACCTGATCGCGCTCCGCTTTGCCAATTCGATTTTCGAGCGGTTGTGGAACGCCGATAATATTGATCATGTCCAGATTACCGTCTCGGAAACAGTCGGTGTGGAAGAGCGCGCCGGATATTATGACGGCTCCGGCGCGATGCGGGACATGATCCAGAATCACCTGCTGCAGCTTCTCTGCGTGCTGGCGATGGAACCGCCGGTTTCTCTGGAAGCAGACGGGCTGCGTGATGAAAAGCTGAAGGTTCTGCGTGCCCTGAAACCGCTGGCCGAGCATGAGGTCGCGCTGTCCACCGTGCGCGGCCAGTACGGGAAAGGGGCGATTCAGGGTCGTGCGGTCAACAGCTATGTCGATGAGGTCGGACATCCAACAACGACCGAAACTTTCGTAGCCCTGAAAGCGGAAGTCAGATCATGGCGCTGGGCAGGCGTGCCGTTTTACATGCGCACCGGCAAGCGCCTGCCGCAGAAAGTCAGCGAAGTCGTCATCCAGTTCAAACATGTCCCGTACTCGATTTTCCCTTCGGACAGCACGGAGTTACAGGCGAACCGGCTGGTCATCCGTCTGCAACCGGATGAAGGCATGCGGCTGGTGACGATGCAGAAAGATCCCGGTCCGGGTGGGCTAAGGCTGCGACCGGCACGGCTGAACATCAGTTTTGAGGAAGCATTCGGCATGCGCTACCCGGATGCGTATGAGCGCCTTCTGATGGATACGGTGCGCGGCAACCCCTCCCTGTTCATGCGCCGTGATGAAGTGGAAGCCGCCTGGATATGGAGCGACCCCATTCTGGAAGCCTGGCGCAACAGCACGGAAGGCCCACGCATGTATCCGGCCGGAAGCTGGGGGCCGACTGCCTCCATTGCCCTGATAGAACGCGATGGGCGCACGTGGCATGAGGATTGGCAGGATCCCTGA
- a CDS encoding class I SAM-dependent methyltransferase, with product MAAQIRRNHDQIVLELGAGTGVISKALLESGIPPERLFVVEIVPDMAVHLRKALPGVQVIEGDARELPALLPAQWHGRVGSIVCGIPLVLLPFPAQKRFIDAMETVAPGMGFLHYSYCATSPLPARKHGLTGKREAWTPLNFPPASVWRYQPQKG from the coding sequence GTGGCCGCTCAGATTCGCCGTAACCATGACCAGATCGTACTGGAACTGGGTGCCGGAACAGGCGTGATTTCCAAGGCCTTGCTGGAAAGCGGTATCCCCCCGGAGCGGCTGTTTGTGGTCGAGATCGTACCGGATATGGCCGTTCATCTCCGCAAGGCCCTGCCAGGTGTTCAGGTGATCGAAGGGGACGCACGGGAACTGCCTGCTCTTCTGCCTGCGCAATGGCACGGTCGGGTTGGCAGCATCGTATGCGGTATTCCGCTGGTTCTGCTGCCATTCCCGGCCCAGAAACGGTTCATAGATGCGATGGAAACCGTCGCACCAGGAATGGGGTTCTTGCATTACAGCTACTGTGCGACCTCCCCCCTTCCCGCCCGCAAGCACGGGCTGACGGGAAAGCGGGAAGCATGGACACCCCTGAACTTCCCCCCGGCCAGCGTCTGGCGCTACCAGCCGCAAAAAGGCTGA
- a CDS encoding cytochrome c yields the protein MSDFTEIAHQDSCSTFSSGPLSGLGRAITTGLATFAIATCVAGNGVAHAADSAHDALVEKGKYLTTAADCESCHTAKGGVPFAGGREFKLPMGVLYAPNITPDKETGIGEYTDDEFVSAMWDGVGRGGRHLYPAFPYTSYTKLSRDDVLAIKAYLFSLKPVHAVSPPNNMRFPFSQRWLMVGWNMLNNPGRRFEPDSSRSPEWNRGAYLVEALGHCGECHTPRGWTYGLKNSRALSGETMQGWKAYNITSDPKQGIGDWSESELEAYLATGHSDGRGSASGPMAEAVSYSLSRLTHDDIHAMVVYLKAVPPIADGVGVAPAPEQAKMPDPAASANSEGGRLFAGACKSCHTLSGAGRQTNYAAIAGAATVSDPEGTNLVRILLDGSVLDIEKNGIPTVHAFMPSFGLSHTDAELAVLSNYVLGHFSGVRGTVTADQVRDARTAQ from the coding sequence ATGTCTGATTTTACAGAAATTGCTCATCAGGATTCCTGTTCCACATTTTCCTCCGGTCCACTGTCGGGGCTTGGGCGTGCCATCACGACAGGATTGGCGACTTTTGCAATAGCGACCTGTGTGGCGGGCAATGGTGTCGCCCATGCCGCGGATAGTGCGCATGACGCACTGGTTGAAAAAGGAAAATATCTGACTACGGCCGCGGATTGTGAGTCATGCCATACGGCAAAAGGAGGTGTTCCTTTCGCCGGCGGTCGGGAGTTCAAGCTGCCGATGGGCGTTTTATATGCGCCGAATATCACGCCGGATAAGGAGACAGGAATCGGCGAGTATACGGATGATGAGTTCGTCTCAGCCATGTGGGATGGAGTAGGGCGTGGCGGCCGACATTTATATCCGGCTTTTCCTTATACGTCGTATACGAAACTGTCACGGGATGATGTGCTGGCAATCAAGGCGTATCTGTTCAGTCTCAAGCCTGTTCATGCTGTCTCCCCTCCAAACAACATGCGTTTTCCTTTCAGCCAGCGCTGGTTGATGGTGGGGTGGAACATGCTGAACAATCCGGGAAGACGGTTTGAACCTGATTCTTCCAGATCTCCGGAATGGAATCGGGGTGCCTATCTGGTGGAGGCGCTCGGCCATTGCGGGGAATGCCACACGCCGCGTGGATGGACCTATGGCCTGAAAAACAGCCGTGCCCTTTCAGGTGAAACGATGCAGGGCTGGAAAGCCTACAATATTACCAGCGATCCTAAGCAGGGAATTGGTGACTGGTCCGAGAGTGAGCTTGAAGCCTATCTGGCCACAGGTCATAGCGATGGTCGGGGCAGCGCCTCTGGACCGATGGCAGAAGCGGTCAGTTACAGCCTCAGCCGGCTGACCCATGATGATATTCACGCCATGGTGGTTTATCTGAAAGCCGTGCCGCCGATTGCCGATGGTGTCGGTGTTGCGCCTGCTCCAGAGCAGGCGAAAATGCCGGATCCCGCTGCTTCCGCAAACAGCGAGGGTGGCCGCCTCTTTGCCGGTGCATGCAAAAGTTGCCACACACTCAGCGGAGCAGGGCGGCAGACGAACTATGCCGCTATTGCCGGAGCAGCTACCGTCTCCGATCCGGAGGGTACTAATCTCGTTCGCATTCTGCTTGATGGTTCTGTGCTGGATATAGAGAAAAACGGCATCCCGACCGTGCATGCGTTCATGCCTTCCTTTGGCCTGTCACATACCGATGCGGAATTGGCCGTTCTCTCGAACTATGTGCTTGGCCACTTCAGTGGCGTGCGTGGAACTGTCACGGCAGATCAGGTGAGGGATGCACGCACCGCCCAATAA
- the rpmG gene encoding 50S ribosomal protein L33 translates to MAKSNTVQIKLVSTADTGFFYVTKKNARAQTGKLEFRKYDPVVRKHVTFKEAKIK, encoded by the coding sequence ATGGCCAAAAGCAACACTGTTCAGATCAAACTGGTTTCCACTGCCGATACCGGCTTCTTCTATGTGACCAAGAAGAATGCCCGCGCCCAGACCGGCAAGCTTGAATTCCGCAAATACGACCCGGTCGTGCGGAAGCATGTGACCTTCAAGGAAGCCAAAATCAAATAA